The Candidatus Thermoplasmatota archaeon genome contains the following window.
TTCACGAAACAGGCGGCAAAACAAACTCAAAAGGATGGGGGTACCAATTCTCGAGGCAGGAGGCAAAACGGGTTATTCTACGCACCCATACAACCGTCAACACGATACGCTATCTGGCAGAAAATCCCGAACCACCAGCAAAAATATTTTCCATAGGTAAAGTATTCAGAAGAGAAAATATAGATATGACACATCTGCCGGAATTTTATCAAATAGAGGGCATAGTTTATGAGGAAGATGCAAATTTCTGCGAATTGATCGGGTTACTGAAAGAATTCTACAAAAAAATGGGATTTAAAAAGATCAGATTCCGCCCCGCTTATTTTCCGTATACCGAGCCCTCAATGGAAGTAGAAGTGAAATGGAATGGTAAATGGATGGAGCTCGGCGGCTCGGGAATATTCCGGCCGGAAGTAACTGAGCCGATTGGGGTAAAAGAGCCGGTGCTTGCATGGGGTCTCGGGCTGGAGAGAATAGCGATGATGGTGCTCGGCCTCTATGATATAAGAGATTTATATTTCAGTGATATAGAATGGCTAAGGCGCCTGCCATTACTATAGTTTGTCTGTAAGCAGTCTAACAAGGTCTGTCCTTGTTACAATGCCCTTTATTTTTTCGTCATCGCCAACTATTGGAACGCACCCGATTTCATTTTTCATCATTATTGCCGCAGCTTCCTCTACGGTTATATCCTCATTTACAATTATCGCCGGTGTCTTCATTACGTCCCTTACAATAATTTTTCTTATACGATGATTTTGATGACCGAGAGAATGAACCTTTTTGAGTTCTGAAAGGGCAAATGCAATCTCTTCATCCGACAGTATTCCCACGACCTTCCCATCATCAACAACGGGTAGTCTTGCTATATCGTTATTGAATAATATGCGTCTTGCATGGATAACACGGTCATCCGGCTTTACGGAATAGACATCGGTGCTCATTATTTCTTTCACTTTTTCGTTTCCTTTAACGAAAGGGAGCAAATCCGCCTTTGTTACGACCCCTACCAGCAACCCATTTTCAACTACCGGCAGCATCGTCAGCCCGGGTTTTCCTACCGTCGCCAATATCTCTTTTACGTCCATTTCAGGATAAATTGCCTCGAATTTTTTGTCCATAACACTAGAGGCATGCATTCTTGACGGCGGTATACCCCTGCTCCTCAGACTGCCCAATTTGTCTGCTATTTTATTATCTGTTACTATCCCTACTAACTTTTCGCCATCCATAACCGGTATTTTGCTAATATTGTGCTTTTTCATCAAATCCATCACATGTTTCAAATCTTCATTTTTATTAACGCATATAAATTCCTTTGTCATTATTTCCTTTATTTTCATCAAATCCCTCCTATTTATAGGATTCTGTGCAGGATTCGCAAAGCAGGCGACCGTCCACTTCAACAAGTCTGTCCGAAAGCATTCCGCATCCCTCACATTTTCCGTGTAGGAATACCCGCTTTCTATAAGAATTTTCCCCTGACCCGGTAATTGATGCAAGCTCCCTCACCACGTCAAGCAGCATCGGGGAAATTTGCAATAAATCTCTCTGTGTAACCATTCCGACCAGTTTTTCATTTTCTACAACCGGCAGCCTTCTTATCTTATTTGCGCCCATAATTTTTATTGCTTCCTCTATCTTCGCTTCTGGCGAGATAGTTACAGGGGGACAACTCATAATCTCTTCTACAGATATTTTTGATGGATATTTTCCCTCCGCCACCACCTTTCTGAGAATATCACTTTCCGTTACTATGCCCACAGGTTTCCCATTATCCACGATTATTATGCTTCCAACGCCATCCCCTTTCATCTCCCTTGCTGCATCCATGACGCTCGCTTTCTTGCTTATCATGACAGGATTGATGCTCATTATGTCCCTGATAGTTACCTCCGTCCTCATACAATAATATATATCCTTCATGAATAAAACATTTTCCCATATCAAAATTTAAATATCGTCTTCATATAATGGATTGAGGCAGAAAAAATGAAGGCGATAGCAATTTTTGTGGTTTTGGCCCTTCTTTTTGGAGCAGCCAGTGCAATTGAAGTCAACGAAGGAGTGAATGAGGGAAAGAATGTTTCCGACTCTTTCAACTCCATCCAATCAAAAGAGGTTTTTTCAGAGCCTGTTATAACTGACAGGAACGGGTATATCAACTTAAATGTGGAAGGATGCTCTGTTTTCCTTTCCCCGGGGAAGCCCGTCATGCCGGTATATAAAAAAGTCTTTGCATTCCCTATTGGAACAAAGATTACCGGCATTGAAGTAATTCCAGGCGGAATAAAAGAAATGCCCGTTCACGGCAAGATAATGCCCGCTTATGAGCCCGTTCCACCAGGTATGGAAACACAGCCAATAAAAAAGTGGGAAGACAGAAGCGTATATGGGAAAGCGTCTTTATATCCCGAAAAATGGCATGAATACAAAACGATGGGTGGGATTAAGGACGGAGAACATGCCACATTATTGGTTGTTTCTGTATATCCCGTGCATTATAATCCTTTGGGGGGCATGATAAAATACGCCGATAACGTTGAGATAAAAGTGGATTACATTCCTCCTGAAAAGCCAATGCTTGACAATGATGTTTATGACTTGCTCATTGTAACGCCAGCGGAATTCAGCGATGCTCTGCAGCCGCTGGTAGAGCATAAGGAAAGCTATGGTGTAAAAACGATGCTCGTTTCACTTGATGAAATCTATAACGGCAATTATTTCACCGTTCAGGGCAGGGATGATGCAGAGAAGGTAAAATATTTCATTAAAAATGCAATAGAAGAATGGGGTATAGACTACGTGCTTCTTGTAGGAGGGAGAAAGCCAGGTGTGCAAGAAGAATGGCTTATGCCGGTGAGATACGCATGGGTGTACTGGGTTGACGAAATTAAATACATAAGCGACCTTTATTTTGCAGATATTTATGATTCCGACGGGCAATTCTCTTCATGGGATACCGATGAAAATGATGTGTTCAGTGAATGGAAGAGTTTCGGCCACCTAAAGGATGAGATGGATCTGTATCCTGATGTTTATCTCGGCAGGTGGGCATGCAGAAGTAAGGCAGAGGTCAAAATAATGGTGGACAAGACGATAAGATATGAGAGCACAACGGCGAGTAAAAGAATCGTTCTTGCCGGTGGAGACAATTTTGAGGAAGGAGTGGATTATGAAGGAGAAACTGTTTGTGACAAATTATTGGATTGTCTGCCGGGATTTGAAGCAAAAAAAATATATGCCAGCCAGATGGATGTCACCTCAGATGCAATGAAAGAGGGGCTGAACGAAGGAGCTGCATTTATACATTTACACGGACATGGGAGTCCTATTTACTGGAGTACACACAAGCCGGGGAATATTGACCCACCGGTATGGGAAGACGGCTTAAAAGTATACGATCTTCCATTATTTTTCAATAAGGAATACCCGATTGCTGTGATTGGGGGCTGTCATACGGCAATGTTTAACATGAGCATGACTGTTCATCCGTGGACAGGTGGCATACCTTATCCCGAAGGGTTGAGCTGGTGGTTTGCCCGAAAATACGGAGGAGGGGCGATAGCATCTTTAGGATATACTGCATTTCCCGTTGCCACTCCGGGTGAAGAAGGCGATCTTGATGGAGACGGGATAAATGAATCGGACTGTGCAGAATCTGGCTACGGCTACATGCAGATAAAGCTCTTTTATGCATATGGTATAGAGGGATTGCAACATCTCGGGGAATGCTGGGGGTATACGGTGGGCAACTATGTTGAACATTTTAATAGCCCACCTGAGAGATGGCACCTTCATACCATACAGGCATTTGTGTTGCTCGGAGACCCGAGTTTAAAGATAGAGGGCTATCCATAATCAACAGTCTGTTACCATGAGCGACTACGAGCGTGAGTTGAGGGAAATACTTTCTGGAAATAAAGCTATTATAGGGAAAGTAACGAAAAGTTGCAGCAGTGAAGAAAGGCAGAAATATTTTAAAATCACAGAAAATCCTTTCGTTGTAGTAAGGGCTGCAGGCTCTCTCGGCATTGCCGATATTGTTGCATTGAGGGGCGAAATATCATTCTTAGTCGAAATAAAGACGAGGAAGGAAAAAAGTATACTTTTCAGTCATGAGGGAGGGAGAATGCAGCGCAAGGCTGAAGAAATGCTTGAAAAATGCGAAAAAGCGAAAGTACTCCCTCTTTTTGCATTCAGGATAAAGAATTACCACGGCGATTCATGGAGAATTTATTCTTTGGAACTGGAAGGTCTTGAGGGAAAGTCAAAGATTTTGTATGCAAGAATCCCAAAAATAAGAAAGACAGCAAGCAACAACTATCTCCTGAAATGGGATGAAGGCATGAAACTATCTGACTTTATAGATTACACGACAACACTGATAAAATAAGCAACCTAAATATTAAATGCACATCCCTATTACCTTTTATTAATGGACATAGAATTTCTGGGCGGCGGAGATGAGGTCGGCAGGTTGGGCATATTTGCCAGGATTAATGGCAATTCCATGCTATTTGACTACGGGCTTACGCCAGGGGAACCTCCTGAATACCCCAAACAATCACCCCCAATAGATTTTGTATTTTTATCCCATGCCCATCTTGATCATTCCGGCATGATTCCCTGGCTCTCAGGACGATATGACGTGCCCATCTTTTCTACGGTTATTACCCAGGAAATATCCAAACTCCTGTTTAAGGACACTTTAAAGATATCTGAAGCAAACGGTTATCCCTTTCCGTATGGCAAGAGGGATATCAACCAGGCCATAAAAAATTTCTTTACCATAGAGCCGTTGCGGTCTGAGAATATAGGCGGCATTGAGGTCAAATTCCATTCATCAGGGCACATACCCGGCTCAATCATGTTTGAGGTAAAGAATACGGATACGCTCTTTGTATGCGATATTAACACAATAGATACAAAACTTCTTAGGGGAGCAAAACCGGTTAGATGCAAAACGCTTTTTCTGGAAGGAACATATTCTGGAAAGGACCATCCCAATAGGGAACAACTGGAAAAGGAATTTTTGGATAAAGTTGATGAGGTTGTTGGAAGAGGCGGTAAGGTTATTGTACCCGCATTTGCAGTTGGGAGAACTCAGGAAATGGCAATGATTTTAGAGGGGCATGGATATGACGTCTGGCTCGATGGGATGGGAAATAAAGTAACCGATATCCTGTTAAGTTACCCGGAATATATACGGTCACGAAAAGACTTAAAAAAAGCTATGAACAGTTTGAGGGTGGTTTATTCAAATATGGGAAGAACGCTTGCCATGGAAGGTGATGTGATACTTACAACAAGCGGGATGATGAATGGCGGCCCGGTGCTTGGTTATGTTGATAAAATACGGGATGATAGAAAATCAGCGATTATTCTTACAGGTTATCAGGTGGAAGGCACAAACGGCAGGAGATTGCTTGAAAAAGGAGGGATAAAAATGTACGGCATAAATAGGAAAATCAACTGCGATATAGAATTCTTTGATTTTTCGGCTCATGCCGGTCATTCCCAACTCGTTAAGTTCGCAAAAAAATGTTCTCCCGATGACGTCATCATTTTTCATTCCGATGATCCGTCAGCACTAGCAGAGGAAATAAAGGGTTTTGCAAATGTGTCCACACCAAGAAATGAAGAAAAATTAAAAATATAGGGGAGGAAGGGGGGAGGACAAAAAAATTTAACCAATAAGGTCTATTCCTAATTTGTTTTTACCTCCCTCCCATTTTGGTATCTCTACTCCTTCTGTATCAGGGGAAAGAATATACGGAGAGTTTATACCCGTCATTATAGCCATTATACGGCATTTTCCATGAAAATCTTTGTTTACACGGGCGCCCCATATAACATTTGCATATGGATC
Protein-coding sequences here:
- a CDS encoding CBS domain-containing protein, coding for MKIKEIMTKEFICVNKNEDLKHVMDLMKKHNISKIPVMDGEKLVGIVTDNKIADKLGSLRSRGIPPSRMHASSVMDKKFEAIYPEMDVKEILATVGKPGLTMLPVVENGLLVGVVTKADLLPFVKGNEKVKEIMSTDVYSVKPDDRVIHARRILFNNDIARLPVVDDGKVVGILSDEEIAFALSELKKVHSLGHQNHRIRKIIVRDVMKTPAIIVNEDITVEEAAAIMMKNEIGCVPIVGDDEKIKGIVTRTDLVRLLTDKL
- a CDS encoding CBS domain-containing protein → MRTEVTIRDIMSINPVMISKKASVMDAAREMKGDGVGSIIIVDNGKPVGIVTESDILRKVVAEGKYPSKISVEEIMSCPPVTISPEAKIEEAIKIMGANKIRRLPVVENEKLVGMVTQRDLLQISPMLLDVVRELASITGSGENSYRKRVFLHGKCEGCGMLSDRLVEVDGRLLCESCTESYK
- a CDS encoding C25 family cysteine peptidase, which produces MKAIAIFVVLALLFGAASAIEVNEGVNEGKNVSDSFNSIQSKEVFSEPVITDRNGYINLNVEGCSVFLSPGKPVMPVYKKVFAFPIGTKITGIEVIPGGIKEMPVHGKIMPAYEPVPPGMETQPIKKWEDRSVYGKASLYPEKWHEYKTMGGIKDGEHATLLVVSVYPVHYNPLGGMIKYADNVEIKVDYIPPEKPMLDNDVYDLLIVTPAEFSDALQPLVEHKESYGVKTMLVSLDEIYNGNYFTVQGRDDAEKVKYFIKNAIEEWGIDYVLLVGGRKPGVQEEWLMPVRYAWVYWVDEIKYISDLYFADIYDSDGQFSSWDTDENDVFSEWKSFGHLKDEMDLYPDVYLGRWACRSKAEVKIMVDKTIRYESTTASKRIVLAGGDNFEEGVDYEGETVCDKLLDCLPGFEAKKIYASQMDVTSDAMKEGLNEGAAFIHLHGHGSPIYWSTHKPGNIDPPVWEDGLKVYDLPLFFNKEYPIAVIGGCHTAMFNMSMTVHPWTGGIPYPEGLSWWFARKYGGGAIASLGYTAFPVATPGEEGDLDGDGINESDCAESGYGYMQIKLFYAYGIEGLQHLGECWGYTVGNYVEHFNSPPERWHLHTIQAFVLLGDPSLKIEGYP
- a CDS encoding Holliday junction resolvase, coding for MSDYERELREILSGNKAIIGKVTKSCSSEERQKYFKITENPFVVVRAAGSLGIADIVALRGEISFLVEIKTRKEKSILFSHEGGRMQRKAEEMLEKCEKAKVLPLFAFRIKNYHGDSWRIYSLELEGLEGKSKILYARIPKIRKTASNNYLLKWDEGMKLSDFIDYTTTLIK
- a CDS encoding MBL fold metallo-hydrolase; the protein is MDIEFLGGGDEVGRLGIFARINGNSMLFDYGLTPGEPPEYPKQSPPIDFVFLSHAHLDHSGMIPWLSGRYDVPIFSTVITQEISKLLFKDTLKISEANGYPFPYGKRDINQAIKNFFTIEPLRSENIGGIEVKFHSSGHIPGSIMFEVKNTDTLFVCDINTIDTKLLRGAKPVRCKTLFLEGTYSGKDHPNREQLEKEFLDKVDEVVGRGGKVIVPAFAVGRTQEMAMILEGHGYDVWLDGMGNKVTDILLSYPEYIRSRKDLKKAMNSLRVVYSNMGRTLAMEGDVILTTSGMMNGGPVLGYVDKIRDDRKSAIILTGYQVEGTNGRRLLEKGGIKMYGINRKINCDIEFFDFSAHAGHSQLVKFAKKCSPDDVIIFHSDDPSALAEEIKGFANVSTPRNEEKLKI